The genomic stretch TGATTCAATTAAAATTCCGGCCAATTTTTTTCCGTCGTAAATAATATCATTAGGCCATTTGAGCTGTATTCCCTTTAATCCGTATTCTTCAAGAGCCTTAACAACGGCGATACCTACCACTAACGTCAATCCCAGTAATTTATTAAGTGGACTGGAGAATTGCCATAAAAGAGATAAAGCTATATTTTTCCCGAAGCTTGAATGCCAGTTACGTTTAAATTGGCCACGGCCGGCTGTTTGTTGTTCTGCCAAAACGGCGAAATTACCAGTATATTCCGTTTTGTTGAGTAGATAATTATTAGTTGAATCAACAAGCATTAGTACTTCTAGCTGCGAAAGTAACTGATTAGCTTCGCCTAATTCCTTAACTATATAAGAAGCATCAAGCAACTCTAAACCGCCAGAGATACGATAATTTTTACCGTTAACAACTTCTAAATTTATTGATGGGTCTAATATTTGCTTTAATACTTTGGGAACCATTTCGTAAGAAATGCTTAGAAACTTGCTTATTTCCGTGTCTGAATGAAATTTACCATCTGCTAATAAGTTTAAGGTAGATTCTAATAACAACATCTGAAAATCTCTGCGTAATAGTTTTATGTTTTCTTGAGGGACTTATCAAAAATTTAATAAATTTTATCACTTATATTGTTAATTATTAAATTAAACAATGACCAGCTAATTTTTCCAAAATATGAAGTGGGGCCGTTTTGGGGTTTGCCATAGCTGATGTTGGCAAATAAAAGGTTTGTTCTAGTAGATATTGTCCTGAAATAGCAGCATGTGATACTTGATCAGTAGAAACTATCCAACTAGTACCAGGAGGAAAACTGACCTCTTTATATTTTACTTGCTTTTGATAATCCATGTCGAGTTTCATACCGTCATGAATTTTTAGCATAATATGATCATAATGGGTACGAATACTTTTTGTAATGCCTAACCAATGTAGAAATCTAGCGCTGCCAGGGATAGGTTGATTAATTTTTGGCAAAAATCGCTGGGCTACTTCTTCAAAGTTTTCACCTATACGCCAAACCCGATGTTCACCATAAGGATTGATATTACAAAATAAACGAACAATCCGATGCCCTTGATTAGGGTTTGCGGCAAAAGCATCTATATGTAATCGACGGTCGTCTTTGCGTGGAGAAGTTTTACGATTTTTTATTTGTACTGGACGGTAACTAGTTCGTCCCATGGAAATAAAATTCGTATATTGTGAAAATAAAGAACTCATGAAATAGTTAGCTTGTTTAGAAAAACGAGCCAACATGGATTTTAAGCACAATTGGTGTTTCGGATCAGTTTTAATCCCTTTTAAAAGATTATTTTTTAAGTTAAAGCTAATATTTTTTGTTTTTTTGTCTATCAAATAAGGAATAAATAGCATTCGTTCGGATGGATCAATATTAAATGAAAGTTGCGGACAAAAAATAATTTTTCCAGACTCAAGATCAGAAAGCGCAGTATCTTGTTGGTGTTTTTTAAATTCCGTATCCCAAGCAGCGGCTGTACAGATAGAGAAAATATTCATTTTTGATTAAATCCCTTTAGAAAGCTTCATTCTATAGTTTTTTTATGTAACCTTCCAGAAGGTTGGTTAGTATTGATAATATAAATCAATAAATATTTTTTTAATTTTAAAAGTTTTAATGCTAAAAAATTTAATTAAAATTTATTTTTTAATAATCCTGTAACTTAAGGCTTCCATTAAATGCGAGATTTTAATTTTTTCACATTCTGTTAAATCCGCAATGGTGCGCGCTATACGTAAAATTCGATGGTATGCACGTGTTGAAAGTTGAAATTTTTCTAAGGCATTTTCTAAAATTTTATGATCTTTATTTGATAGTTTACAAGCGCTTTCTAATAGTTTACCGGTTAAATTATGATTAAGTTTTCCCAATTTTTCCAGTTGTCTGATCTGCGCTTTTTTTACCCGTATTCGAACGATTGCGCTATTTTCCTCTTTGCATGGTTGTAGAAAATAAGTCTTTGGTAATGGGTTTACTTCAATACACATATCAATACGATCTAAAAAAGGTGCAGATAACTTTTTACGGTAACGTTGAATTTGTTGGGACGTGCACACACATTGATTCAATTGGTTACCTAAGTGTCCGCACGGGCATGGATTCATGGCAGCAACTAATTGAAAATTAGCTGGAAATTCAGCTTGTCTAGCTGCACGTGAGATAGTTATATTTCCTGATTCTAAAGGTTCTCGCAAAGCTTCTAGTGCTTGGCGATTAAACTCGGGTAATTCATCCAGAAATAAAACACCATGATGTGCTAATGATATTTCTCCTGGTCGTGGAGGACTCCCTCCTCCTACTAATGCTATGTTTGAAGCGGTGTGATGCGGCCTACGAAAAGGAGGAAATTTCCAAGTATTTAATTCCAGGGCTTGTCCATTGATTGAATGTATCGCAGCAAGCTCTAGAGCTTCTTCATCACTAAGTAACGGTAATAAACTAATCAAGCGAGAGGCAAGCATCGTTTTTCCAGTGCCCGGAGGGCCTATCATTAATAAACTGTGCCTTCCCGCAGCGCAAATTTCTAAAGCTCGCTTAGCATGAGCCTGACCGTATACATCAGATAGATCAGGTAATTCACGGTCCTTAAGTTTAGGGTATTCTGCATTATAAGGGGATAAAAGTTCTCTTCCGTGGAAATGTGAGCAAATTTGTAAAATATTTTTAGCAGGTAAAATGCTCATTTTTTTAATGAAATTAGCTTCTTGAGCATTTTCTAAGGGCACTATAATAGTGTGGTTGGCTTTTTGTGCTGCTAAAGCAAAAGGTATGATACCGGAAACGCATCGAAGTTCTCCCGATAATCCGAGCTCACCGATAAATTCATATTGCGCTAACGAATTACTTGGTATCTGATTAGATGCGGCCAGAATGCTTAATGCAATTGGCAAATCAAATCGCCCTCCTTGTTTAGGAAGATCAGCAGGAGCGAGATTGATAGTGATTCGTCGAGCAGGAAATTCAAATTGCGCATTAATTATAGCGCTACGCACACGATCTCGACTTCCCTTGACGGTTGCTTCAGGGAGTCCAACAATAGATAAGCTAGGTAAACCATTTGATATGTGAGTTTCAACAGTAACAGGAAGCGCCTGAATACCCGCATTTGCACGCGTTTGCACAATAGCTAATGACATAAACAGATCCTTCTGTATTTATTATTTTAAACACACGTCGTACTTAAATCTTTGTTTGAGTTGCCACTTAATTTACAATTCTCAGGATCTTTTATACTGAGATTACTGTAGGGTTGAGGTACTTGCCAAAAACCCACGCTCTAAGTATATCATTTATAATTCAAACTATAGATCTCTTTATTTTACAATTCTTTTGTGTTTTGTTTTAGTTAAATGGTTTTCTAAGGAAGCTATCTGTTTTTCCAAGGCAGTTATTTTAATACGAGTTTTTGCTAAAACTTTTTTTTGTACATCAAACTCTTCACGCGTTACTAAATCAAATTTTGCAAACATGCTTTGCAAAATAGCTCTAAAATTTTTTTCTAGATCTTTCTTAAATTTATTTAATCCTGGCGGGAGACTTTCGCCCAGTCGTTTTACGGTATCATCAATAAATTTCGTATCAAACATAAAAGAATTCCTCTCTAAATTAATATTTTAAACCTAACGGGCCTATACATACATAACATCGAAGTAGTTAATTTTTACGAGCGCAAATAGTATCTAAAGCGATTTTAAAAGTACTTAGTTTATCATCGATAACCAATGTATGGTGTTGTTCTGATTTTAATAAAGGCTCTATTAATTTCTTTTGATGTTTTAAAATGGTTGAGTTCGCTTCGGAAATACGGTTATTTCGAGCATGACGCTTTTTAATTCGTTGGATTATTTTAAGATCACTTGTTTGGCAATGAAGTATGTAGAAAGGTACTTTTAAAAGATTAGCTAAGTTATAGAACATTAATCGTTGATCATGAAAAAGAAATGTGGCATCAATTAACGCAGTAAATTCTGCTGTAATGACAATTTTTGCTAGTTCCAGAAGTTTATTATAGGTTTTCTCGGTCGATTGAGGGGTATAAATCCCCCCATAGGCATTTGAGTTAGAATCTTCATACAAAGGTATGTCAAATAACTGCTTGCGTATAATATCAGAGCTTATTTGGATGGCACCACATTCAATGACAATTTTTTTTGCTATAGTTGATTTTCCTGACCCAGCGAGCCCATGCATAATGATTAAACATGGTTTTTTAGGGTGAGTATAGAATTCTGCTAAATTTATGAAGTTATAATAATCATTACGAATATCTAATTTTTCTTTATCATTTAAATCTTTCTGATTTAAGCGGAATAAAGCTATTTTGGCACGAACAACTGCTCGATAAGAAAGATAGTAAGCTAACAAATTAAGTCCTTCATAATCCCCAGTAAGTTGTAGGTAGGTATTGATTAATTGATTAGCTAATTTGGGCTGTTTTTTCCCAGCCAAATCCATCGCTAAAAAGGCCAGATCAGCAATGACATCGGTCCATCGCAAATCTTCATTGAATTCTAAACGATCAAAAAGAACGAGTTTATCATGATAGAGAATAATATTCGCTAGATGTAAATCTCCATGGCAATCACGAATAAAACCTTGCTCTTTGCGCTTTTCGAATAGTGTTTGATGTTTAATAAATTGTTCATTTGCCCATACTTCTAATCTTTTTACTTGGGCTATATCGGTAGGATCACTAAGCAAAGGAATAATTTGTTCAAAATTCTGCTGTGTAGGGGTATGTACCTCATGAGGAAGGCCGAATCGCGAATTTTCAGGTGCGATAGGTGTTTTTTTGTGAAATTCTGCAATTAATTGACCTAATTGGTCGATAAGCCCCGCATTTAACTTTCCTTTTTTGAGGAGTCCGCTTAGTAAATTGTCTTGGGAAAATTCGCACATCTTGACGGCGTACTCTAAAATAGGTCCTGCGTCGCCATTAATCTGAGGATGTTCGATGGTTCCGGTAATGGGTACTACAGCAAGATAAATTTCAGGTGCAAATAATTGACCTAATCGTAATTCCTCTTCGCAGAAATGTTTGCGTTTTTTCAAAGTTGAAAAATCTAAAAAACCAAAATCAACAGGTTTTTTTATTTTATAAGCATATTTCCCAGTTAATACGACCCAGGAAACATGTGTTTCAATAAGCCCAAGTTGCAGAGCTGGATGATTAAAAGCGCGGTTAGATAGAAGGTTTTTAATTAAAGAAGAATTAGGCATAGTCTGAAGATTAAATATCAATATTTATTAACCCATACGCACTATAACGTAACTCGTTACTGGTTGTAAGGGGTATAGGGTTCAGATTAGATTATTTTTACAAGGATATTTCAAATGAAATTGTCGTATGCTAAAAAATTAATCCAGCAGTTATTAATGGAAGCACAAATTGAGATAAATGGAAAAAATCCTAGGGACATTCAGGTCCATAATGAAAAATTTTATCAACGAATGTTAAAAAATCCTATTTTAGCTTTAGGCGAATCCTATGTGGAAGGATGGTGGGATTGTGAAAGTCTCGATGAATTCTTTTTTTATTTACTCCATACAGAAGTACCTGAAAATATAAAAAAAAATAAATATTTTTTGTATTATTTTATTAAAGAAAAGCTTCGTGGATTTGTTATGCGTTGCTTTAATTTACAAGCAAAATCTCGAGCATTTGAAGTGGGGAAGCATCATTACGATAAAGGAAATTCTTTATATCAAGCAATGTTGGATAAGAATTTGACCTATAGCTGTGCCTATTGGAAAAAAAGTAAAAATTTAGATGAAGCACAGCAAGCCAAATTAGCTTTAGTATGTGAAAAGCTGAAACTAAAGCCTGGTATGAAGGTGCTAGATATTGGGTGTGGGTGGGGAAGTTTTGCTCGCTATGCAGCTGAAAATTATGGAGTTTCAGTACTTGGACTGACAGTATCAAAGGAACAATATCATTATGCTAAAAAGCTTAGTCAAGGCTGGCCTATCGAAATTCTCTTTAAAGATTATCGAGATATTACAGGAGTATTTGACCGTATTTGTTCGATTGGTATGTTTGAACATGTTGGACCAAAAAATCATAAGGCCTATATGAAAATTGCTCATCGTTGTCTAAAAAATTCCGGATTATTTTTGTTACATACGATAGGCAGTAATACATCAAAATACTATCCTAATCCATGGATACATAAATATATATTTCCTAATGGAATTTTACCTTCAATTCGTCAAATTGGAAAAGCCAGTGAAGGTCTTTTCATTATGGAAGATTGGCATAATTTTGGGGCTTATTATGATAGAACATTAATGGCTTGGTTCGAAAATTTTAACAAATCTTGGATTTTTTTAAAAAAAGATTATGATTATGCTTCTTTTTATCGGTTGTGGAAATATTATTTATTGGCATGTGCTGGGGCGTTTAGAGCTCGCGATCTTCAGTTATGGCAAATTGTTTTTTCTAAAGGTGGGGTGGTGAGTGGATATGAGTCTATCCGTTAATTAACGAAAATCAGCTTCAGATTCTGCCGTGAAGAATCCCTCAACAGAGGATTTTATATATTAGGTTTTTTTTCAAGTTTTTAGTTTCTCCAATGATTAGATTAAAAATAAATTGAATATAGATGGTCTAAGATGGTTTACCCCCCAGTACTTTTATGAAACAATGTAAGCCTAATTTATGTGGAGAGTATCGTGTGATTGACGAGGAAGGTTTTCGTATAGGAGTTGGTATTATTGTTGCTAATTCTGTTGGACAAGTCCTCTGGGCTAGGCGCATTGGTCAGCATGCTTGGCAATTCCCTCAGGGTGGTCTTCAAGTTGATGAAACACCTGAGCAGGCTCTATTTAGAGAGCTTTATGAAGAATTAGGATTAGAAGATTCGGATGTTGAGTTGCTGGGAGAGACAAAAAATTGGTTATATTATTGGCTACCTCCTCATTTACGACGCTCACATATGCAACCATTATGCATAGGACAAAAACAAAAATGGTTTTTGCTCTGCCTAAGGGGGGATCCGGAAAAAATTCGTTTTGATGTTACTCGCTCGCCTGAGTTCGATCGTTGGCGCTGGGCTCCTTATTGGTACCCTATCAGGCAAGTTATTACGTTTAAGAGACATGTTTATCGGCGTGCGTTAGAAGAATTAGCGACATTACTTCCCTACGAAGTTGTACAACCAAGACGGGTTAGTAAACTATGTAGCAACTTAACGTTGGTAGAAAAAGTCGAATAATCAAATAAATATAAACTTATTTGAGCATGTTACGGTTTTAGAATGGCGTAGATTTAGTATTTTAAACCGTAATTTACTTGTATGCTCAAATACTAATTAGTTAGGTGTTTGCTATGTTGAAAATACTTCGTCGTATTGTTCAAGAAATTAGCGCAGCGCAAAGTTTTAAAGAAGCTTTACGAACATTAGTAAGACGAATTCGTGAAGCTTTGAATACTCAATCCTGCACAGTTTTTCTTCTTGATAGTGAAAAAAATTATGTTTTACTCGCAACTGATGGCTTAAATCCTAGATGCGTTGGAAAAGTACGTTTTGGCTTTGACCAAGGTTTAGTTGGATTGGTTGGACGGAATGGCGAATTAATAAATATTGAAAATGCACCAGAGCATCCTGATTTTTTATTTATTGCAGACATAGGCGAAGAACGTTATAAAGCTTTTCTGGGCGTGCCTATTATTCATAATCGTGCCTTATTGGGTGTATTGGTAGTTCAACAAGAAGAGCAGCGTTGTTTTGATGAAGCAGAAGAGGCTTTTTTGGTTACTATGGCTGCTCAATTGGGTGGCGTATTAGCGCATGCGGAAGCCACAGGAGAAATATTTTCTTTATTTAAGGAAAATAAAAAACAGTTACAGCAAGATATCAGTTTTCAAGGAATTGCTAGTGCGCCAGGAATTGCCATAGGCCAGGTTGTTGTCGCTTATCCATTTGCCGATTTAGAAGCAGTTCCGTATAAAAGGGCAGATGATTTATTAGCAGAAATAGCTCAGTTAAAGAAAGCTTTTAAAGCAGCACGAGATGATATCCATCGTTTAAAAAAACATATGATGTCTGTGTTGCCAGAAGAAGAACAGGCATTATTCGATGTGTACTTAGCGATTTTAAATAAAGCAAGTTTGGAAAAAGAGGTGATAACCGCCATTAAAACCTCTCATCAATGGGCACAGGCAGCTTTGCAGTCGGTTATTAGTGTGCACGTGCAACAATTTGAGAAAGTTGATGACGATTATTTGCGTGAAAGAGCGGCGGATTTGAGAGATTTAGGACGCCGGATTTTAATGCATTTACAAAATAACCAATTTACGCCACCCATATATCCTGAAAATACTATTCTGATTGGTGAGGAAGTCAGTCCTTCTGCTTTGGCCGAAGTGCCTGAGGGGCGATTATCAGGCATAGTTTCTGTAAAAGGTTCTAGTCATTCTCACTTATCTATTTTGGCGCGCTCTTTAGGGATTCCTGCTGTCACCGGAGTAGAAAATTTACCGGTAAACCAGCTTGAAGCGCAGACCTTAATCGTGGATGGGTCACAAGGTCGCATTATAGTAGCCCCTTCGGGAAGGGTTAAACAAAGTTTTACTACACTGATAAAACAACAAAGTGAATTTACGAATAGCCTTGAGGCATTGCGAGAATTACCAGCACAAACATTAGATGGTTATAGCATCGCCCTTTGGGTAAATACCGGATTGATGGCGGATGCGAGTCTTTCTTTAACAGCCGGCGCAGAAGGTATAGGACTATATCGTACCGAAGTACCTTTTCTAATTCGAGATTGTTTTCCTGCCGAAGATGAACAATATGGTTTATATCGTCAATTATTGGCGGCTTTTTCACCACGACCTGTGGTAATGCGCACATTAGATATTGGAGGAGATAAGGCATTACCTTATTTCCCAATTAAAGAAGATAATCCATTTTTAGGTTGGCGTGGAATTCGTGTGACGTTGGATCATCCAGAAATATTTTTAATACAAATTCGCGCAATGCTACGAGCTAATTTGGAATTTAATAATTTGCGCATAATGTTACCAATGGTTAGTTGCGTTGCTGAGGCTGATCATGCTTTACGTTTGATTGATCAAGCTTATGAAAAAGTGGTAAGCGAAGATCCCCATGCATGTAAGCCTCCAATTGGGATAATGATTGAGGTGCCCTCTGCAATTTATCAAGCTCGCTCGTTAGCTGAACGCGTTGAGTTTTTATCGGTAGGGAGCAATGATCTTACTCAATATATGTTGGCCGTAGATCGTAACAATCCGCGTGTAGCCAATTTGTATGATCCTTTTCAGCCCGCGGTTCTGAAAGCATTAGTTCAAATTGTTGAAGCTGCTCATCAAGCAAAAAAACCGATTAGCATTTGTGGAGAAATGGCCAGTGATCCTTTAGCTATACCTTTACTTTTAGCGATGGGATTTGATGCATTGAGCATGAACTCTTTTTCTATTCCTCGAATAAAATCAGTTATTCGACAGATTAGTTTTCATCAAGCCAGAAAAACATTAATAAAAATTTTAGCAATGGATAATGCAACCGACATAAGAAAATATTTAAATGAAGAGCTGTCGAGATTTAATTTGGATCACTTAATACCTGTAACTGGATAGCACTATGAGTTGGTGTAAAAAATGTCAATCTAGTTTTAATGGTTACCCTATAGAGCAGCCTGAGTGTGTATCGCGTCCTGAAAGCTATGCAGAACTTAAGTCTAGCCAATTAATATCTATAGCGCGCGGTTCAGGCGGGAGTTACGGTGATGCCGCTTTAAATGCCCGAGGAGAGATCATTTTAACAAACCGTTTAAATCGTTTTCTCGAGTTTGATATGCATAAAGGAATATTGTCAGTTGAATCGGGTATCAGTTTAGCAAAGATCTTAAAACTTATTGTTAAACAAGGTTGGTTTTTGCCAGTAATGCCTGGAACAGCGGAAGTTTCCTTGGGCGGGTGTATTGCTACGGATATACATGGAAAAAATCATAGTCATGCTGGTTCCTTGGGTCAACATGTTATCGGTTTACAACTTATTACAGCTACTGGAACGAAGATTAATTGTTCACCTAAAATTTTACCCGAATTATTTTGGGCCACCATAGGTGGTATGGGTTTAACAGGAATTATTGGCGTAGTGACTTTACAATTAAAACGAATTAAGACCGTTTATATGATGGTCCAACATAAAGTTGCACATAACCTAGAGCAAATAATGGAGAGCTTGGGTCAGGATGACGAGTTTGAATATAGTGTAGCTTGGCTCGATGCTTTAAATATGCCAGTTTCTCGCGGTGTTATTATGAAGGCAAAACATGCAGACTTGCTAGAACTTCCTATAGCTCAACAAAAATCAGCTTTTTCAACCGCAAAATATTTTTCCTTTAACTGTCCCTATTTTCTATCGACTTCCATTTTACCTCCAATTTTGGTCAAATTCTTTAATAAAGCGTATTACTACTATTTAGCAAGAAAGGATCAAGCTTTTTTACTCGCTTACCATGATTATTTTTTTCCGTTGGATCGCATAAGAAACTGGCCTCGTTTGTACGGTAAAAAAGGTTTTATTCAATATCAATGTGCAATACCAACAAAATTCTCTCATTCTGCCATTAAAGATATTTTGGAAACCTTGTATAAGCACAAGCATCCTATTTATCTGGCCGTGTTGAAACGTTTTCGGCAGGAAAATTTAGCACCGTTGTCATTTCCATTGTCAGGATTTACTTTAGCACTTGATATTCCTCTTGGTAACGACAAATTATTTACTTGCTTAGATATTTTGGACGAAATAGTTATTCGTGCTGGAGGCAGGATTTATTTAGCAAAAGATGCACGTTTAAAGCCAAAGGCATTTCGCGAGATGTATAAACGATATCCAGAATGGTTAGCCGTTAAGCAGCATTGGGATCCACAGAATAGATTTAGCTCAAGTTTATCTAGGCGTTTAAAGCTTGGAAGTTAATAATTTAAGTCTAAGTTTTTTAAAAAGGCCTGTATTTTTGGTTCACGGCCCCGAAACTTTTTAAACAGCTCGATGGCATCAATTGCGCCACCCTGCTCTAAAATATTATGCAAAAACGCTTTTCCAGTTTTTTCATTAAAGATCCCATCTTCT from Rickettsiella endosymbiont of Miltochrista miniata encodes the following:
- the ubiK gene encoding ubiquinone biosynthesis accessory factor UbiK, with amino-acid sequence MFDTKFIDDTVKRLGESLPPGLNKFKKDLEKNFRAILQSMFAKFDLVTREEFDVQKKVLAKTRIKITALEKQIASLENHLTKTKHKRIVK
- a CDS encoding FAD-binding oxidoreductase; amino-acid sequence: MSWCKKCQSSFNGYPIEQPECVSRPESYAELKSSQLISIARGSGGSYGDAALNARGEIILTNRLNRFLEFDMHKGILSVESGISLAKILKLIVKQGWFLPVMPGTAEVSLGGCIATDIHGKNHSHAGSLGQHVIGLQLITATGTKINCSPKILPELFWATIGGMGLTGIIGVVTLQLKRIKTVYMMVQHKVAHNLEQIMESLGQDDEFEYSVAWLDALNMPVSRGVIMKAKHADLLELPIAQQKSAFSTAKYFSFNCPYFLSTSILPPILVKFFNKAYYYYLARKDQAFLLAYHDYFFPLDRIRNWPRLYGKKGFIQYQCAIPTKFSHSAIKDILETLYKHKHPIYLAVLKRFRQENLAPLSFPLSGFTLALDIPLGNDKLFTCLDILDEIVIRAGGRIYLAKDARLKPKAFREMYKRYPEWLAVKQHWDPQNRFSSSLSRRLKLGS
- a CDS encoding YifB family Mg chelatase-like AAA ATPase → MSLAIVQTRANAGIQALPVTVETHISNGLPSLSIVGLPEATVKGSRDRVRSAIINAQFEFPARRITINLAPADLPKQGGRFDLPIALSILAASNQIPSNSLAQYEFIGELGLSGELRCVSGIIPFALAAQKANHTIIVPLENAQEANFIKKMSILPAKNILQICSHFHGRELLSPYNAEYPKLKDRELPDLSDVYGQAHAKRALEICAAGRHSLLMIGPPGTGKTMLASRLISLLPLLSDEEALELAAIHSINGQALELNTWKFPPFRRPHHTASNIALVGGGSPPRPGEISLAHHGVLFLDELPEFNRQALEALREPLESGNITISRAARQAEFPANFQLVAAMNPCPCGHLGNQLNQCVCTSQQIQRYRKKLSAPFLDRIDMCIEVNPLPKTYFLQPCKEENSAIVRIRVKKAQIRQLEKLGKLNHNLTGKLLESACKLSNKDHKILENALEKFQLSTRAYHRILRIARTIADLTECEKIKISHLMEALSYRIIKK
- the ptsP gene encoding phosphoenolpyruvate--protein phosphotransferase, whose translation is MLKILRRIVQEISAAQSFKEALRTLVRRIREALNTQSCTVFLLDSEKNYVLLATDGLNPRCVGKVRFGFDQGLVGLVGRNGELINIENAPEHPDFLFIADIGEERYKAFLGVPIIHNRALLGVLVVQQEEQRCFDEAEEAFLVTMAAQLGGVLAHAEATGEIFSLFKENKKQLQQDISFQGIASAPGIAIGQVVVAYPFADLEAVPYKRADDLLAEIAQLKKAFKAARDDIHRLKKHMMSVLPEEEQALFDVYLAILNKASLEKEVITAIKTSHQWAQAALQSVISVHVQQFEKVDDDYLRERAADLRDLGRRILMHLQNNQFTPPIYPENTILIGEEVSPSALAEVPEGRLSGIVSVKGSSHSHLSILARSLGIPAVTGVENLPVNQLEAQTLIVDGSQGRIIVAPSGRVKQSFTTLIKQQSEFTNSLEALRELPAQTLDGYSIALWVNTGLMADASLSLTAGAEGIGLYRTEVPFLIRDCFPAEDEQYGLYRQLLAAFSPRPVVMRTLDIGGDKALPYFPIKEDNPFLGWRGIRVTLDHPEIFLIQIRAMLRANLEFNNLRIMLPMVSCVAEADHALRLIDQAYEKVVSEDPHACKPPIGIMIEVPSAIYQARSLAERVEFLSVGSNDLTQYMLAVDRNNPRVANLYDPFQPAVLKALVQIVEAAHQAKKPISICGEMASDPLAIPLLLAMGFDALSMNSFSIPRIKSVIRQISFHQARKTLIKILAMDNATDIRKYLNEELSRFNLDHLIPVTG
- the cfa gene encoding cyclopropane fatty acyl phospholipid synthase; this translates as MKLSYAKKLIQQLLMEAQIEINGKNPRDIQVHNEKFYQRMLKNPILALGESYVEGWWDCESLDEFFFYLLHTEVPENIKKNKYFLYYFIKEKLRGFVMRCFNLQAKSRAFEVGKHHYDKGNSLYQAMLDKNLTYSCAYWKKSKNLDEAQQAKLALVCEKLKLKPGMKVLDIGCGWGSFARYAAENYGVSVLGLTVSKEQYHYAKKLSQGWPIEILFKDYRDITGVFDRICSIGMFEHVGPKNHKAYMKIAHRCLKNSGLFLLHTIGSNTSKYYPNPWIHKYIFPNGILPSIRQIGKASEGLFIMEDWHNFGAYYDRTLMAWFENFNKSWIFLKKDYDYASFYRLWKYYLLACAGAFRARDLQLWQIVFSKGGVVSGYESIR
- a CDS encoding Kdo hydroxylase family protein, translating into MNIFSICTAAAWDTEFKKHQQDTALSDLESGKIIFCPQLSFNIDPSERMLFIPYLIDKKTKNISFNLKNNLLKGIKTDPKHQLCLKSMLARFSKQANYFMSSLFSQYTNFISMGRTSYRPVQIKNRKTSPRKDDRRLHIDAFAANPNQGHRIVRLFCNINPYGEHRVWRIGENFEEVAQRFLPKINQPIPGSARFLHWLGITKSIRTHYDHIMLKIHDGMKLDMDYQKQVKYKEVSFPPGTSWIVSTDQVSHAAISGQYLLEQTFYLPTSAMANPKTAPLHILEKLAGHCLI
- a CDS encoding biotin--[acetyl-CoA-carboxylase] ligase, whose translation is MLLLESTLNLLADGKFHSDTEISKFLSISYEMVPKVLKQILDPSINLEVVNGKNYRISGGLELLDASYIVKELGEANQLLSQLEVLMLVDSTNNYLLNKTEYTGNFAVLAEQQTAGRGQFKRNWHSSFGKNIALSLLWQFSSPLNKLLGLTLVVGIAVVKALEEYGLKGIQLKWPNDIIYDGKKLAGILIESRSIEQKIQRMVIGMGLNLYNPSTNHSPINHQAITSIFSIQNLPPRRNQLAVLILKNLLHSLLVFEAKGLDYFMGDWQRLDNLAGKLITIQNQNNFLEGVGRGINTQGQLCVQIKNQIHYFNSGEIRVKLKSDD
- a CDS encoding RNA pyrophosphohydrolase, which gives rise to MKQCKPNLCGEYRVIDEEGFRIGVGIIVANSVGQVLWARRIGQHAWQFPQGGLQVDETPEQALFRELYEELGLEDSDVELLGETKNWLYYWLPPHLRRSHMQPLCIGQKQKWFLLCLRGDPEKIRFDVTRSPEFDRWRWAPYWYPIRQVITFKRHVYRRALEELATLLPYEVVQPRRVSKLCSNLTLVEKVE
- a CDS encoding AAA family ATPase, yielding MPNSSLIKNLLSNRAFNHPALQLGLIETHVSWVVLTGKYAYKIKKPVDFGFLDFSTLKKRKHFCEEELRLGQLFAPEIYLAVVPITGTIEHPQINGDAGPILEYAVKMCEFSQDNLLSGLLKKGKLNAGLIDQLGQLIAEFHKKTPIAPENSRFGLPHEVHTPTQQNFEQIIPLLSDPTDIAQVKRLEVWANEQFIKHQTLFEKRKEQGFIRDCHGDLHLANIILYHDKLVLFDRLEFNEDLRWTDVIADLAFLAMDLAGKKQPKLANQLINTYLQLTGDYEGLNLLAYYLSYRAVVRAKIALFRLNQKDLNDKEKLDIRNDYYNFINLAEFYTHPKKPCLIIMHGLAGSGKSTIAKKIVIECGAIQISSDIIRKQLFDIPLYEDSNSNAYGGIYTPQSTEKTYNKLLELAKIVITAEFTALIDATFLFHDQRLMFYNLANLLKVPFYILHCQTSDLKIIQRIKKRHARNNRISEANSTILKHQKKLIEPLLKSEQHHTLVIDDKLSTFKIALDTICARKN